The following are encoded in a window of Staphylospora marina genomic DNA:
- the sigE gene encoding RNA polymerase sporulation sigma factor SigE yields MKAKWKLRLMLFLYRLLLRLGWKGEEVYYIGGSEALPPPLTREEEEHLLELLPTGDPAARAMLIERNLRLVVYIARKFENTGINIEDLVSIGTIGLIKAVNTFDPSKKIKLATYASRCIENEILMFLRRNNKIRSEVSFDEPLNTDWDGNELLLSDVLGTDSDLIYRDIEDEVDRKILRTALSNLSDRERKIMELRFGLNGGEEKTQKDVADLLGISQSYISRLEKRIIKRLRKEFNKMV; encoded by the coding sequence ATGAAAGCAAAATGGAAACTCCGGTTGATGCTGTTTTTGTACCGTCTGCTCCTCAGATTGGGATGGAAGGGGGAAGAAGTTTACTACATCGGCGGAAGCGAGGCTCTGCCGCCGCCGTTGACCCGGGAGGAAGAAGAACATCTTCTGGAGCTGCTTCCCACCGGTGATCCGGCAGCGAGGGCCATGCTGATCGAGCGGAATCTCCGCTTGGTGGTCTATATCGCCAGAAAATTCGAAAACACGGGGATCAACATTGAAGATCTGGTTTCCATCGGGACCATCGGGCTGATCAAGGCCGTCAACACGTTCGACCCGTCCAAGAAGATCAAGCTGGCCACCTATGCATCCAGATGCATCGAAAACGAAATCCTCATGTTCCTGAGACGAAACAACAAGATTCGTTCCGAAGTCTCGTTCGACGAACCGCTCAACACGGATTGGGACGGAAACGAGTTGCTCCTGTCCGACGTGTTGGGAACCGACAGCGACTTGATCTACCGGGACATCGAAGACGAAGTCGACCGCAAAATCCTGCGAACGGCTCTTTCCAATCTCTCAGACCGGGAACGGAAGATCATGGAGCTCCGGTTCGGACTCAACGGAGGAGAAGAGAAAACGCAGAAGGACGTGGCCGATCTGCTCGGAATTTCACAATCTTATATTTCCCGTTTGGAGAAAAGGATCATTAAGAGATTGCGTAAAGAATTCAATAAAATGGTTTAA
- a CDS encoding cell division protein SepF: protein MTFMDRIMGFFGVGGEEAYEEAEVGTEHAAAATMKGRGNVVSLHTQKSVKMVLCEPKSYEDCPEIADHLKSHRPVVVNLHLVRRELGVRIIDFLSGTVYALGGSMQQVGKNAFICTPANVDIQGTITSDTFQEERT from the coding sequence GTGACGTTTATGGATCGGATCATGGGCTTTTTCGGTGTGGGCGGCGAAGAAGCTTATGAAGAAGCGGAAGTCGGGACGGAGCATGCCGCCGCCGCGACGATGAAAGGACGAGGCAACGTGGTGTCCCTTCATACGCAAAAGAGCGTGAAGATGGTCCTTTGCGAGCCGAAGAGCTATGAAGACTGTCCCGAGATCGCCGATCACCTGAAAAGCCATCGACCGGTCGTCGTCAATCTCCATCTCGTCAGAAGGGAGTTGGGCGTGCGGATCATCGACTTTCTGAGCGGAACCGTTTACGCTTTGGGAGGATCGATGCAACAGGTCGGCAAAAACGCGTTCATTTGCACGCCCGCCAACGTGGACATCCAGGGAACGATTACATCGGATACGTTTCAAGAAGAGAGAACGTGA
- a CDS encoding DivIVA domain-containing protein: MSLTPYDIHNKEFKRSFRGYDVDEVNEFLDQIIKEFEILTREKLELEQQVEELQAEIERLMEGESMFQNQAPQPQQPAPQPMPPAQSTMPPMPQYPEPVQMQPTAAALSSMEQSIHKSIRVAQEVAEEVRLNAKKEAELIVQEAEKNADRIINEALQKARAIHSELLDLKQKATIYRARFRTLVQSHLDILENSDWESLEELESGLEEKGKQIEQMAERGQPAPDMMMEQPAPHAHEFTQEFHQGMEDPAVMDEVAAANYMETPEEEPRRELRRTSRKLKKKAMF, encoded by the coding sequence ATGTCGCTGACACCTTACGATATACACAATAAGGAGTTCAAACGCTCGTTCCGCGGGTATGACGTGGACGAGGTGAACGAATTTCTTGATCAGATCATCAAAGAATTCGAGATCCTCACCCGCGAGAAACTGGAGCTCGAGCAACAGGTCGAAGAGCTTCAGGCGGAAATCGAGCGCCTGATGGAAGGCGAATCGATGTTCCAAAATCAGGCTCCGCAGCCGCAACAGCCGGCGCCGCAACCGATGCCGCCCGCCCAGTCGACGATGCCGCCGATGCCGCAATATCCCGAACCGGTTCAGATGCAACCGACGGCCGCCGCGCTTTCGTCGATGGAGCAAAGCATCCACAAGTCGATTCGCGTGGCTCAGGAAGTGGCCGAAGAAGTGCGTCTGAACGCGAAGAAAGAAGCGGAGCTGATCGTTCAGGAGGCGGAGAAAAACGCCGACCGGATCATCAACGAGGCTTTGCAGAAAGCGCGCGCCATTCACAGCGAGCTGCTGGATCTCAAGCAAAAAGCCACCATTTACCGTGCCCGCTTCCGCACACTGGTGCAATCCCATCTGGACATTCTCGAAAACTCCGATTGGGAGTCTTTGGAAGAACTGGAGAGCGGTCTGGAAGAAAAGGGAAAACAAATCGAGCAAATGGCCGAGCGTGGTCAACCCGCTCCCGACATGATGATGGAACAGCCTGCTCCGCATGCGCATGAATTTACGCAGGAATTCCATCAGGGCATGGAAGATCCGGCCGTCATGGATGAAGTGGCAGCCGCCAATTACATGGAAACGCCGGAAGAAGAACCGCGTCGGGAACTGCGTCGAACCTCCCGGAAGCTGAAGAAAAAAGCCATGTTCTGA
- the spoIIGA gene encoding sigma-E processing peptidase SpoIIGA: MIVYADLIFLLNACIDFLLLWLVAGIRKQTVSLVRLALAALTGGLYSMLYLWPEWAPAYFLPVKLSVSVIMVWIAYGFRHPVSYLRNLGMFYLACFIAGGAMVAAHYILTGDSRVAGGVLMTSSGTGWGSPVSWGLILIGFPLVWAYTRFSLRSLDEQKRVEQFLLPLNIKVSGKELELTGFVDTGNQLRDPFTRSPVIMVELSALIPLLPKELIEVVETGGSGEGWNRLPGEWMTRVRMIPFRAAGNRGGMLVVFRPDEVSIFQGGIRHNPGKILIGIDVGQLSSDGTYQAIIHPSCLGAQGEWNGNHLEEANA, from the coding sequence GTGATTGTCTACGCGGATCTCATCTTTCTTCTCAACGCATGCATCGATTTTTTGCTGCTCTGGCTGGTGGCGGGCATCCGGAAACAGACCGTGTCACTCGTACGTCTGGCGCTGGCGGCCTTGACCGGCGGGCTGTATTCCATGCTTTATCTGTGGCCCGAATGGGCACCGGCATATTTTCTCCCCGTCAAATTGTCAGTGTCCGTCATCATGGTCTGGATCGCGTACGGATTCCGGCATCCCGTGTCGTATCTCCGCAATTTGGGCATGTTTTACCTGGCTTGTTTCATTGCCGGCGGGGCGATGGTGGCCGCTCATTACATCCTGACCGGAGACAGTCGGGTGGCGGGCGGGGTGCTCATGACTTCTTCCGGAACAGGATGGGGTTCCCCGGTCTCTTGGGGACTGATTCTGATCGGTTTTCCGCTGGTGTGGGCCTATACGCGGTTTTCGCTGAGATCGCTGGATGAACAAAAAAGAGTGGAGCAATTTCTGTTGCCCCTCAACATCAAGGTGTCGGGCAAAGAACTGGAACTGACCGGCTTCGTCGACACCGGCAACCAGCTCAGGGATCCGTTCACCCGTTCCCCGGTGATCATGGTCGAACTGTCGGCACTCATCCCGTTGCTCCCCAAAGAACTGATCGAGGTGGTCGAAACAGGAGGATCGGGGGAAGGATGGAACCGGCTGCCCGGGGAGTGGATGACCCGAGTGCGAATGATCCCGTTCCGGGCGGCGGGAAACCGTGGAGGGATGCTGGTGGTGTTCAGGCCGGATGAAGTTTCGATTTTTCAGGGCGGGATCCGGCATAATCCCGGAAAAATCCTCATAGGTATAGATGTCGGACAATTGTCGTCCGACGGAACCTATCAGGCGATCATTCATCCCTCATGTCTCGGAGCCCAAGGTGAGTGGAACGGAAATCATTTGGAGGAGGCAAACGCATGA
- a CDS encoding YggS family pyridoxal phosphate-dependent enzyme, translating to MEELLQRKQRVMETIREACRRSGRDPGDVRVIAVTKYVDAETTRNVLDAGLEHIGESRAQDANVKHKILEGRGTWHFIGHLQRNKVKDIIGKFVYVHSLDRWSLAEEIDKRVKAAGVGPVSCFIQVNVSGEQTKFGISPRELEEFARETANLSGIDIAGLMTMAPVVEHPEEARPVFRELRRLRDHLLRLEIPRLRPVHLSMGMSQDYGVAVEEGATWVRLGSVLVGGGKRGG from the coding sequence ATGGAAGAGCTTTTGCAAAGAAAACAACGCGTGATGGAGACCATCCGTGAAGCGTGCCGTCGATCCGGGCGGGACCCCGGGGATGTCCGGGTCATCGCCGTCACCAAGTATGTGGATGCGGAAACCACCCGAAACGTGCTGGATGCGGGGCTGGAACACATCGGCGAAAGCAGGGCTCAGGACGCGAACGTCAAACACAAAATTCTCGAAGGCAGAGGAACCTGGCATTTCATCGGCCATCTGCAGCGCAACAAGGTGAAAGACATCATCGGAAAATTCGTGTATGTCCATTCGCTCGATCGTTGGTCTTTGGCCGAGGAGATCGACAAACGGGTCAAAGCGGCCGGAGTCGGTCCGGTTTCCTGTTTCATCCAGGTGAACGTGTCGGGGGAACAAACGAAATTTGGAATTTCCCCCCGGGAATTAGAAGAATTTGCGAGGGAAACGGCGAATCTATCCGGTATAGACATCGCAGGGCTGATGACCATGGCCCCCGTCGTCGAACATCCCGAGGAAGCCAGGCCGGTTTTCCGGGAGCTTCGGCGACTGAGGGACCATCTACTCCGGCTTGAGATTCCCCGTCTCCGGCCTGTTCACCTGTCCATGGGGATGTCCCAGGATTACGGCGTTGCCGTCGAGGAAGGAGCGACATGGGTTCGACTGGGCTCCGTGTTGGTGGGAGGAGGAAAGCGGGGAGGATAG
- a CDS encoding YlmC/YmxH family sporulation protein — protein MKISELQAKDVVNVSDGRKLGQICDLELDLLNGRVKAIVVPGESRLFGWINGGQEWIIPWNQIVRIGSDVILVRLESGDRGMQRHDRSELLPDQIDL, from the coding sequence ATGAAAATTTCCGAGCTTCAGGCCAAGGATGTCGTCAATGTGTCCGACGGGCGAAAGCTGGGACAAATCTGTGACCTGGAATTGGACCTTCTGAACGGAAGAGTGAAAGCGATCGTCGTTCCCGGGGAGAGCCGCCTGTTCGGATGGATCAACGGCGGGCAGGAATGGATCATTCCGTGGAATCAAATCGTCCGGATCGGCTCGGACGTGATATTGGTCCGGTTGGAAAGCGGAGACAGGGGAATGCAAAGACATGACCGCTCGGAGTTGTTGCCCGATCAGATCGATTTGTGA
- a CDS encoding RNA-binding protein has translation MRNDEHLFMHFRPEERNVAERALDWASRASRRHCPVLTPFLDPREQFILQSVAGREPDLILQVDGGYPEAERKRAIIMPDWHPEDPGLFGLSFLRMESEAGERLEHPDVLGALSGAGIRREKIGDILPHRTGADVIVAEENGDYIRCQIGQVGRKHVTIMHISREELTLPEQRGMHRTANVASMRLDALVSEGFRVPRSQAALMIRTGRCKVNWAVEHRPDRTLEEGDLISLRGFGRIRVERIDGITRKGRLRVDLFAWR, from the coding sequence ATGAGAAACGATGAACACCTGTTCATGCATTTTCGACCGGAAGAGAGGAACGTGGCGGAGCGGGCGCTCGATTGGGCCAGTCGAGCATCAAGACGCCACTGTCCCGTTCTCACCCCGTTTCTCGATCCACGGGAACAATTCATCCTGCAATCGGTGGCGGGGCGGGAGCCGGACCTGATCCTGCAGGTCGACGGAGGGTACCCGGAGGCCGAACGCAAGCGGGCGATCATCATGCCGGACTGGCACCCGGAGGATCCCGGCCTGTTCGGTCTGTCTTTTCTCCGGATGGAAAGCGAAGCGGGGGAAAGGCTGGAGCATCCGGACGTGTTGGGGGCTCTCTCCGGGGCGGGGATCCGGCGGGAAAAAATCGGGGACATCCTCCCGCACCGCACGGGGGCGGACGTGATCGTGGCGGAGGAGAACGGAGATTACATCCGCTGTCAAATTGGACAGGTCGGGAGAAAACATGTTACCATAATGCATATTTCCCGCGAAGAACTGACTCTTCCCGAACAACGGGGGATGCACCGGACGGCGAACGTGGCTTCCATGCGACTGGATGCCCTGGTGTCCGAAGGATTCCGGGTGCCCCGGAGCCAGGCCGCACTCATGATCCGCACGGGGCGGTGCAAAGTCAACTGGGCGGTGGAACATCGACCCGACCGGACCCTTGAAGAGGGAGATTTGATCTCCCTGAGAGGATTTGGGCGCATTCGTGTAGAAAGAATTGACGGCATTACCAGAAAAGGGAGATTGCGGGTGGATTTGTTCGCTTGGCGATAA
- the ileS gene encoding isoleucine--tRNA ligase: MDYSKTLNLPKTGFPMRGNLPTREPEWQKWWEENNIYNKMLEKRKGAPKFILHDGPPYANGDIHIGHALNKSLKDFIVRYKALKGFYAPYVPGWDTHGLPIEHAIVTKKKVDRSSVDPVTFREMCKEYALSYIEKQMAQFKRLGVTGDWERPYITLLPEYEAAQIRVFGQMMKKGHIYRGKKSVYWSPTSETALAEAEIEYKDKRSASIYVLFPVKDGKGLLPEDSHVVIWTTTPWTLPANLAVALHEDLDYSLVEAAGRKMLMATGLVENVMKVAEINDHAVVKTFKGKELEGVVCRHPFYDRESPIVFGDHVTLEAGTGCVHTAPGHGEEDFQLGMKYGLGVLCPVDGKGRFTAEAPGFEGLFYEDANKKVTEILEEKGLLLKLTFITHQYPHDWRTKKPVIFRATEQWFASVDGFRQEMLEVIKKVKWTPAWGELRMHNMIADRGDWCISRQRIWGVPLPIFYCDACGEPHVTDETIEHVASLFEKEGEGSTAWYAKDVKELLPPDQKCGRCGGTSFRKETDTMDVWFDSGSSHVAVLTQREELRWPADLYLEGSDQYRGWFNSSLSTAVATRGEAPYRQVLSHGFTMDGEGRKMSKSLGNVVEPAKVINQYGADILRLWVAASDYQSDQRLSDAILKQIAEVYRKIRNTFRFLLGNLGDFDPAKDRVAFPSMTELDRYALSKLQELVERVTKAYDEYDFHQVYVLIHNYCTVFLSQFYLDVLKDRLYVLAKDDRVRRSAQTVMHETLLSLVRMVAPLIPHTAEEVWQHTKGVEEISVHLSDFPEADPTVRDLELERKWDQLLEIRDEVLKALEEARSEKRIGQSLGAVVELTPSPEVEELLRHTDELEQLFIVSGVTLNPASSDVPEGRKTVVAVHVAEGEKCERCWVVTPTVGRHEDHPTLCGRCAIIVREHHASTETN, encoded by the coding sequence ATGGACTACAGCAAGACACTCAATCTTCCCAAAACCGGTTTTCCCATGAGAGGAAATCTGCCCACCCGCGAACCCGAATGGCAAAAATGGTGGGAAGAAAACAACATTTACAACAAGATGCTGGAAAAGCGGAAAGGTGCACCCAAGTTCATTCTGCATGACGGTCCGCCTTACGCCAACGGCGACATCCACATCGGGCATGCCCTCAACAAATCGCTGAAAGATTTCATCGTTCGTTACAAGGCGTTGAAGGGATTTTACGCCCCGTACGTTCCCGGATGGGACACCCACGGTCTTCCCATCGAGCATGCGATCGTCACGAAGAAAAAAGTGGACAGAAGCAGCGTCGATCCGGTGACGTTCCGCGAAATGTGCAAAGAATACGCGCTGTCCTACATCGAAAAGCAAATGGCGCAGTTCAAACGGCTCGGTGTCACCGGTGACTGGGAACGTCCGTACATCACTTTGTTGCCCGAGTATGAGGCCGCCCAGATCCGCGTGTTCGGCCAAATGATGAAAAAGGGGCACATTTACCGCGGAAAAAAATCGGTTTACTGGTCTCCCACTTCGGAAACCGCCCTTGCCGAAGCGGAAATCGAATACAAAGACAAGCGTTCCGCATCCATCTACGTCTTGTTCCCCGTCAAGGACGGGAAGGGATTGCTTCCGGAAGACAGCCATGTGGTGATCTGGACCACCACGCCGTGGACGTTGCCCGCCAACCTGGCCGTCGCTTTGCATGAGGACCTCGACTACAGCCTGGTGGAAGCCGCAGGGCGGAAAATGCTGATGGCCACGGGATTGGTGGAAAACGTGATGAAGGTGGCTGAGATCAACGATCATGCCGTGGTGAAAACGTTCAAGGGCAAAGAACTGGAAGGCGTGGTCTGCCGCCATCCGTTCTATGACCGTGAAAGCCCGATCGTGTTCGGCGATCACGTTACGCTGGAGGCCGGAACGGGTTGCGTACATACCGCACCCGGACATGGGGAAGAAGACTTCCAACTCGGCATGAAATACGGGCTCGGGGTGCTTTGTCCGGTGGACGGAAAAGGCCGCTTCACCGCGGAGGCTCCCGGATTTGAAGGTCTTTTCTACGAAGACGCCAACAAAAAAGTGACCGAAATCCTGGAAGAGAAAGGTCTCCTGCTCAAACTGACCTTCATCACCCACCAATATCCGCACGACTGGCGGACCAAAAAGCCGGTCATCTTCCGGGCGACGGAGCAATGGTTCGCTTCCGTGGACGGATTCCGTCAAGAGATGCTGGAAGTGATCAAGAAGGTGAAATGGACGCCGGCCTGGGGTGAACTGCGGATGCACAACATGATCGCGGATCGCGGAGACTGGTGCATTTCCCGTCAGCGCATCTGGGGAGTGCCGCTGCCGATCTTCTATTGCGATGCTTGCGGCGAACCTCACGTGACGGACGAAACGATCGAACACGTGGCATCCCTGTTCGAGAAGGAAGGCGAAGGCTCCACCGCCTGGTACGCCAAAGACGTGAAAGAACTTTTGCCGCCCGATCAGAAATGCGGTCGGTGCGGAGGAACCTCTTTCCGCAAAGAGACGGACACCATGGATGTCTGGTTCGACTCGGGCAGCAGCCATGTGGCCGTGTTGACGCAGCGCGAGGAATTGCGGTGGCCGGCTGACCTGTACCTGGAGGGATCCGACCAGTACCGCGGCTGGTTCAACTCCTCCTTGTCCACGGCGGTGGCCACGCGCGGAGAAGCGCCGTATCGGCAAGTGCTCAGCCACGGATTCACCATGGACGGGGAAGGGCGCAAAATGTCCAAATCCCTCGGCAACGTGGTGGAACCGGCGAAAGTGATCAACCAGTACGGGGCGGACATCCTGCGCCTCTGGGTGGCGGCTTCCGATTATCAATCCGACCAGCGGCTTTCCGACGCGATCCTCAAGCAGATTGCCGAGGTTTATCGGAAGATCCGCAACACGTTCCGATTCCTGCTGGGCAATCTCGGCGATTTTGACCCCGCGAAAGACCGGGTGGCCTTCCCTTCCATGACGGAGCTGGACCGCTACGCGCTCTCGAAGCTTCAGGAACTGGTGGAACGGGTGACGAAGGCGTATGACGAATACGACTTCCATCAGGTGTACGTGCTGATTCACAATTATTGCACCGTGTTTCTCAGCCAGTTCTACCTTGATGTGCTGAAAGACCGGTTGTACGTGCTGGCGAAAGACGACAGGGTGCGCCGTTCCGCGCAAACGGTGATGCATGAGACCCTGTTGAGCCTGGTGCGGATGGTCGCTCCGCTGATTCCGCACACGGCGGAAGAAGTGTGGCAGCACACGAAAGGCGTGGAAGAGATCAGCGTGCACCTCAGCGATTTCCCGGAAGCCGATCCGACCGTACGGGATTTGGAACTGGAACGAAAATGGGACCAACTTCTGGAGATCCGGGACGAGGTATTGAAGGCGCTCGAGGAAGCCCGTTCCGAAAAGCGCATCGGTCAATCGCTCGGAGCCGTCGTGGAGCTGACCCCGTCTCCGGAAGTGGAAGAACTGTTGCGGCACACCGATGAACTGGAACAATTGTTCATCGTGTCCGGCGTCACGCTCAATCCCGCTTCCTCCGATGTTCCGGAAGGACGGAAAACGGTGGTGGCGGTTCATGTGGCCGAAGGGGAAAAATGTGAACGCTGCTGGGTGGTCACTCCCACCGTCGGACGCCATGAAGACCATCCCACCCTGTGCGGACGTTGCGCGATCATCGTTCGCGAACATCACGCATCCACCGAAACCAACTGA
- a CDS encoding YggT family protein: MIYSILNWAFQIYSMVIFIYVIMSWLPNVRESAVGVLFSKLSEPYLSVFRRIIPPIGMIDLSPLVALFALQFVKAGLFTVLSWVL, encoded by the coding sequence ATGATTTACTCGATTCTGAACTGGGCGTTTCAAATTTATTCAATGGTGATTTTCATCTATGTCATCATGTCATGGCTGCCGAACGTGCGGGAGTCCGCCGTCGGCGTCCTGTTCTCGAAGTTGTCGGAACCGTACCTTTCCGTGTTTCGCCGCATCATTCCGCCCATCGGCATGATCGACCTGTCTCCGCTCGTGGCGCTGTTCGCGCTTCAGTTTGTGAAAGCGGGATTGTTCACCGTGCTGAGTTGGGTGCTCTGA
- the ftsZ gene encoding cell division protein FtsZ — MLDFEFEMDQIAQIKVIGVGGGGSNAVNRMIEAGVQGVEFIAVNTDAQALNRSKAPIRMQIGEKLTRGLGAGAKPEIGKKAAEESREQIVNVLKGADMVFVTAGMGGGTGTGAAPEIAAIARELGALTVGVVTKPFSFEGKRRSSQAEQGIAALKENVDTLIVIPNDRLLDIVEKNTPMLEAFRVADNVLRQGVQGISDLIAVPGLINLDFADVRTIMTERGSALMGIGQASGENRAATAAKNAICSPLLETSINGARGVLMNITGGSNLSLYEVHEAAEIVTQASHSEVNMIFGAVINEDLKDEIIVTVIATGFDENQNEQVIRSKPPFGLDQKKSQVPPVIPSLGGLRNPMADENKETNVIDNYSGLEVPAFLRNRKK; from the coding sequence ATGTTGGATTTCGAATTCGAGATGGATCAAATCGCCCAGATCAAGGTGATCGGTGTCGGCGGCGGAGGGAGCAACGCGGTCAACCGGATGATCGAAGCCGGCGTTCAAGGCGTGGAGTTCATCGCCGTCAACACGGACGCCCAAGCCCTCAATCGTTCCAAGGCTCCCATCCGGATGCAGATCGGGGAAAAACTCACCCGGGGCCTGGGAGCCGGGGCCAAGCCGGAAATCGGGAAAAAGGCCGCGGAAGAAAGCCGCGAACAGATCGTCAACGTTCTCAAGGGAGCGGACATGGTGTTCGTCACCGCCGGAATGGGAGGAGGAACCGGAACCGGAGCCGCTCCCGAAATTGCCGCCATCGCCCGGGAATTGGGGGCACTCACGGTGGGAGTGGTGACCAAGCCGTTTTCGTTTGAAGGAAAACGGAGATCTTCGCAAGCGGAACAGGGAATCGCCGCGCTGAAGGAGAACGTGGACACCCTGATCGTGATTCCCAACGACCGGCTGCTGGACATCGTCGAGAAAAACACTCCCATGTTGGAGGCTTTCCGGGTGGCGGACAACGTTCTCCGTCAAGGAGTTCAGGGCATTTCCGACCTGATCGCCGTACCGGGTCTGATCAACCTTGACTTCGCGGACGTGCGGACGATCATGACGGAACGCGGTTCGGCGCTCATGGGGATCGGACAGGCTTCCGGAGAAAACCGGGCAGCCACCGCGGCCAAAAACGCCATCTGCAGTCCGCTGCTCGAGACTTCGATCAACGGAGCACGCGGTGTTCTCATGAATATCACGGGCGGCTCCAACCTCAGCTTGTATGAGGTTCATGAGGCGGCCGAAATCGTCACCCAGGCGTCCCATTCCGAGGTGAACATGATTTTCGGCGCCGTGATCAACGAAGATCTGAAAGATGAGATCATCGTGACGGTGATCGCGACGGGCTTCGACGAAAACCAGAACGAACAGGTCATTCGTTCGAAACCGCCGTTCGGTCTCGACCAGAAAAAAAGTCAGGTCCCCCCGGTGATTCCCTCGCTGGGAGGATTGCGCAATCCGATGGCGGATGAAAACAAGGAGACCAACGTGATCGACAACTACAGCGGGTTGGAGGTCCCCGCCTTTTTGCGCAATCGCAAAAAGTAA
- the sigG gene encoding RNA polymerase sporulation sigma factor SigG — translation MARNKVEICGVDTSKLPVLKNQEMRVLFARYQAGDRTAREKLISGNLRLVLSVIQRFNNRGECADDLFQVGCIGLMKAIDNFDLGQNVKFSTYAVPMIIGEIRRYLRDNNPIRVSRSLRDIAYKALQVRDSLTNRHSREPTITEISEELGVPKEDVVFALDAIQDPVSLFEPVYQDGGDPIYVMDQLSDEKTKDMQWIEEIALKEALEKLNGREKMILSMRFFEGKTQMEVAEEIGISQAQVSRLEKAAIQQMNKFIQ, via the coding sequence ATGGCGAGAAACAAAGTGGAAATATGCGGGGTGGACACATCGAAGTTACCGGTGCTGAAGAACCAGGAGATGAGAGTGCTGTTCGCCCGGTATCAGGCCGGGGATCGCACGGCCCGGGAAAAACTGATCAGCGGCAATCTCAGGCTGGTTCTCAGCGTCATTCAGCGTTTCAACAACCGCGGAGAATGTGCCGACGATCTGTTCCAGGTGGGTTGCATCGGACTGATGAAAGCCATCGACAATTTTGACCTCGGACAGAACGTCAAATTTTCCACTTACGCCGTTCCCATGATCATCGGTGAAATCAGGCGGTACCTGCGTGACAACAATCCGATCCGCGTGTCCCGTTCGCTTCGTGACATCGCCTACAAGGCCCTGCAGGTGAGGGATTCGCTTACCAACAGGCATTCGCGGGAACCGACGATCACCGAGATCTCGGAAGAATTGGGAGTCCCCAAAGAAGACGTGGTATTTGCGCTGGACGCCATCCAGGATCCCGTTTCGCTGTTTGAACCGGTTTACCAGGACGGCGGAGATCCGATCTATGTGATGGATCAACTCAGCGACGAAAAGACCAAAGACATGCAATGGATCGAAGAGATCGCCCTCAAAGAGGCGTTGGAAAAACTGAACGGACGGGAGAAAATGATCCTCTCCATGCGGTTTTTTGAAGGAAAAACGCAGATGGAAGTGGCCGAGGAAATCGGAATCTCCCAAGCACAGGTATCCAGACTGGAAAAAGCGGCCATTCAGCAGATGAACAAGTTCATCCAGTAG
- the pgeF gene encoding peptidoglycan editing factor PgeF, producing MEPFVYRETAGVPLLVLEEWEREFPRLTVGFTARKRGEDENCRNYALHVGDAPEQTLENRRKLALLLGMSEDAWTCGEQVHGVQIVEVTRSERGRGKDSRTTAFPDTDGMFTAEPGVLLASYYADCVPLYFWAPDVQIVGVAHAGWKGTVGGIARRMVDKLAGRGVDPGRLRVAIGPSVGPCCYEVDERVIRPLEDMLGDLTGVAEATLPGKWQLDLKRANREILIRTGIRPEHVLTSGWCTCCHDAHFYSHRRDKGKTGRMTAWIGIRESGC from the coding sequence ATGGAGCCGTTCGTGTATCGGGAAACGGCCGGGGTGCCTCTTTTGGTTCTCGAAGAGTGGGAGAGGGAATTTCCCCGGCTGACCGTCGGCTTTACAGCGAGAAAACGGGGCGAAGACGAGAACTGTCGGAATTATGCGCTTCATGTGGGAGACGCCCCTGAACAGACTTTGGAAAATCGCCGGAAACTGGCCCTGTTGCTGGGCATGTCCGAGGACGCCTGGACTTGCGGGGAACAGGTTCACGGCGTACAAATCGTGGAAGTGACCCGTTCGGAACGCGGTCGGGGAAAAGATTCACGGACAACGGCTTTTCCGGATACGGACGGAATGTTCACCGCCGAACCGGGGGTGTTGTTGGCCTCTTATTATGCCGATTGCGTTCCTCTGTACTTCTGGGCTCCGGATGTGCAAATCGTCGGAGTGGCCCACGCGGGATGGAAAGGAACGGTGGGAGGCATCGCCCGCCGCATGGTGGACAAGCTGGCGGGCCGCGGCGTGGATCCCGGCCGTTTGCGCGTGGCGATCGGGCCGTCGGTGGGCCCTTGCTGCTATGAAGTGGACGAACGGGTGATCCGCCCTCTGGAGGACATGTTGGGGGATTTGACCGGTGTGGCGGAAGCCACCCTTCCGGGAAAATGGCAACTCGATCTGAAACGGGCCAACCGGGAAATTCTGATCCGGACCGGAATCCGTCCCGAACACGTCCTGACGAGCGGGTGGTGCACCTGTTGCCATGATGCCCATTTCTATTCCCATCGCCGGGACAAGGGGAAAACGGGACGGATGACGGCGTGGATCGGAATCAGGGAGAGTGGATGCTGA